From a region of the Anoplopoma fimbria isolate UVic2021 breed Golden Eagle Sablefish chromosome 16, Afim_UVic_2022, whole genome shotgun sequence genome:
- the ifih1 gene encoding interferon-induced helicase C domain-containing protein 1 isoform X2 — MASDNDDVNEQLIECYRQRLRDRIVVDRVLEYIHFIEAETKEQIRQKLMTDGNIQATDHLISAVIKKPHEPGWFRAFVDALSHAGCQSAADYMQANAPEPEVEAENDISVKLIQLLSPSLVDMKTEVVCLECFSQGLITKDDDEIIKAATKNQGNKIGARELLRCIVRGRPGWFSEFLEILRKTEHKHLYELTGGPDSDKKEVKDEPMESEASAASECCDSQQLMVISYSEEPQGEADLYGAASPEPSQLPEKSKPPQPDSVAAAGSPEKTEIVLRDYQKDVASPALEGKNIIICLPTGSGKTRVAVYITKKHLDHRRAEGHSGKVVILVNKVPLVEQHYSAEFLPFLKSTYKVERVSGDCQLKISFTEIVKKNDVIICTAQILENFLERSNKGEDEGVKLSDLTLIVIDECHHTQKGEVYNHIMMRYLTQKHKNRRLQKEQKEPMPIPQILGLTASPGVGGATKMEKAEDHILRICANLDAYRIMTRELGAYQREPRKIINTVEDRKEDPFGDVIKNIMNSIHTHAELSPTSDLGSQNYEQWVVQKERIAATEGNQKVRVCSEHLRQYSEGLNLSNTIRMRDAFSFLNKYHEEEMKNKTSPDEEHDIKITDTERFLFNLFKENKEELQRLAAKPEYENDSLSKLRCKILHEFSSRDAARGIIFTKTRRSAIALSQWIQENPKFADIGVKASYVIGGGDQSVVKPMTNAEQRDVLNKFRHGEINVLIATTVAEEGLDIPACNFVVRYGLVTNEIAMIQAQGRGRAEDSSYTLVDVKNSGVAEKECVNEYRIGMMNKAITKIRALDQAVYDKRIFEFQFQAIMEEKVRMTKKKQKHMQDEKGEVKFSCRGCNKHVCTGDDIQIIEAMHRVNVSLEFSQLFIQRENPTLQERLLDYETNYHIACKDCGQRWGSMMLYRGIDCPCLHVKHFVVTFNGNKISKCTKWSELKIKFPVFDYAEQASRVTESFDDEDDE, encoded by the exons ATGGCTTCTGATAACGATGATGTAAATGAGCAACTCATTGAATGCTATAGGCAGAGGTTGCGAGATCGTATTGTGGTGGATCGGGTTCTggaatatatacattttatcgAAGCCGAGACAAAGGAGCAGATCAGACAAAAGCTGATGACCGATGGTAACATTCAAGCCACGGATCACCTTATTTCCGCAGTCATAAAGAAGCCACATGAGCCTGGCTGGTTCAGGGCATTTGTTGACGCGTTGTCGCATGCAGGGTGTCAATCTGCAGCGGACTACATGCAGGCCAATGCCCCGGAACCTGAAGTGGAGGCAGAAAATGATATCTCTGTCAAGCTCATTCAGTTGCTCTCTCCAAGTCTTGTGGACATGAAGACTGAAGTTGTGTGCCTCGAATGTTTCTCCCAAGGCCTAATCACCAAGGATGATGATGAGATT ATTAAAGCTGCAACAAAAAACCAAGGAAACAAGATTGGAGCCCGTGAACTTCTTAGATGTATCGTGAGAGGTCGACCAGGATGGTTTTCTGAATTTCTCGAGATTCTGCGTAAAACTGAACACAAGCACCTGTACGAGCTGACTGGAGGGCCTGACTCTGACAAGAAAG AGGTGAAAGATGAACCTATGGAGAGTGAAGCTTCAGCAGCATCTGAATGCTGTGATAGCCAACAGTTAATGGTCATCAGCTATTCGGAGGAGCCTCAGGGTGAAGCAG ACCTGTATGGAGCAGCTAGCCCTGAACCCAGTCAACTGCCAGAAAAATCGAAGCCCCCACAACCAG ATTCAGTAGCAGCGGCTGGCAGCccagaaaaaactgaaattgttCTTCGAGATTATCAGAAGGATGTCGCTAGTCCTGCCTTGGAGGggaaaaacatcatcatctgCCTCCCGACAGGAAGTGGTAAAACCAGAGTTGCAGTTTATATTACCAAAAAACATCTGGACCACAGGAGGGCCGAGGGGCATTCAGGGAAAGTGGTCATCCTGGTGAACAAG GTTCCACTTGTTGAGCAGCATTACTCTGCAGAGTTCTTGCCATTTTTGAAGTCCACATATAAAGTGGAGAGAGTCAGTGGAGACTGCCAGCTCAAAATCTCATTCACAGAGATTGTGAAGAAAAATGACGTCATCATCTGCACAGCCCAGATCCTTGAGAATTTCTTGGAGAGGTCTAACAAAGGAGAGGACGAAGGGGTGAAATTGAGCG ATCTGACACTGATCGTAATAGATGAGTGTCACCACACTCAGAAAGGAGAAGTCTACAACCACATAATGATGCGCTATCTGACGCAGAAGCACAAAAACAGAAGGTTACAGAAAGAGCAGAAGGAGCCCATGCCCATCCCTCAGATCCTGGGCCTGACTGCCTCACCTGGTGTCGGGGGTGCCACCAAAATGGAGAAAGCTGAGGACCACATACTGCGC ATTTGTGCAAACTTGGATGCTTACAGAATCATGACTAGGGAACTTGGGGCGTACCAAAGGGAACCAAGGAAAATCATTAACACTGTTGAAGACAGAAAAGAG GATCCCTTTGGTGATGTAATCAAGAACATCATGAATTCCATTCATACACATGCCGAGCTAAGCCCCACCTCTGACCTCGGCTCTCAGAATTATGAACAGTGGGTAGTTCAAAAAGAGCGAATAG CTGCAACAGAGGGAAATCAGAAAGTGCGGGTTTGCTCTGAGCACCTTCGACAGTACAGCGAGGGCCTGAATCTCAGCAACACCATTCGAATGCGTGATGCCTTCAGTTTCCTGAACAAATACCacgaggaggagatgaagaacaAAACATCACCAGATGAGGAGCATGATATTAAAATCACAGATACTGAGAGATTCCTCTTCAATTTGTTTAAAG AGAACAAGGAAGAGTTGCAGAGACTCGCAGCGAAGCCAGAGTATGAAAATGACAGCCTGTCAAAACTAAGATGTAAAATTCTGCACGAGTTCAGCAGCAGGGATGCGGCCAGAGGGATCATTTTCACCAAAACACGTCGCAGCGCCATCGCTCTGAGTCAGTGGATTCAGGAAAACCCCAAGTTTGCTGACATTGGAGTGAAAGCCTCATATGTGATTGGAGGAGGAGACCAGAGTGTTGTGAAACCGATGACCAAT GCAGAGCAAAGGGACGTGCTAAACAAATTCCGCCACGGTGAAATCAACGTGCTGATCGCTACCACAGTTGCTGAGGAGGGTTTGGACATACCAGCGTGCAATTTTGTTGTCCGCTACGGCCTGGTGACCAATGAGATAGCTATGATTCAG GCTCAAGGCAGAGGAAGAGCTGAGGACAGCAGTTACACTCTGGTCGACGTGAAGAACTCTGGGGTGGCCGAGAAGGAGTGTGTCAATGAGTACCGCATTGGCATGATGAACAAAGCCATTACCAAAATCAGAGCCTTAGATCAAGCCGTCTATGACAAACGG ATCTTCGAGTTTCAGTTTCAGGCTATTATGGAGGAAAAGGTGAGAATGACTaagaagaagcagaaacacATGCAGGATGAGAAGGGTGAAGTGAAGTTTAGCTGCCGAGGCTGCAACAAACACGTCTGCACCGGCGATGACATCCAGATCATCGAAGCGATGCACAGAGTCAATGTCTCACTAGAGTTCAG TCAACTTTTCATTCAGAGAGAAAACCCTACTCTTCAAGAGCGACTTCTTGATTACGAGACCAATTACCACATCGCATGCAAGGACTGCGGGCAG AGATGGGGTTCCATGATGCTCTACCGAGGGATCGACTGCCCTTGCCTCCATGTGAAACACTTTGTGGTGACTTTCAACGGAAACAAGATCAGCAAATGCACCAAGTGGAGTGAGCTCAAAATTAAGTTTCCCGTCTTTGACTATGCTGAACAAGCGAGCCGGGTGACAGAGAGCTTCGATGACGAAGACGATGAATGA
- the ifih1 gene encoding interferon-induced helicase C domain-containing protein 1 isoform X1: MASDNDDVNEQLIECYRQRLRDRIVVDRVLEYIHFIEAETKEQIRQKLMTDGNIQATDHLISAVIKKPHEPGWFRAFVDALSHAGCQSAADYMQANAPEPEVEAENDISVKLIQLLSPSLVDMKTEVVCLECFSQGLITKDDDEIIKAATKNQGNKIGARELLRCIVRGRPGWFSEFLEILRKTEHKHLYELTGGPDSDKKGSEVKDEPMESEASAASECCDSQQLMVISYSEEPQGEADLYGAASPEPSQLPEKSKPPQPDSVAAAGSPEKTEIVLRDYQKDVASPALEGKNIIICLPTGSGKTRVAVYITKKHLDHRRAEGHSGKVVILVNKVPLVEQHYSAEFLPFLKSTYKVERVSGDCQLKISFTEIVKKNDVIICTAQILENFLERSNKGEDEGVKLSDLTLIVIDECHHTQKGEVYNHIMMRYLTQKHKNRRLQKEQKEPMPIPQILGLTASPGVGGATKMEKAEDHILRICANLDAYRIMTRELGAYQREPRKIINTVEDRKEDPFGDVIKNIMNSIHTHAELSPTSDLGSQNYEQWVVQKERIAATEGNQKVRVCSEHLRQYSEGLNLSNTIRMRDAFSFLNKYHEEEMKNKTSPDEEHDIKITDTERFLFNLFKENKEELQRLAAKPEYENDSLSKLRCKILHEFSSRDAARGIIFTKTRRSAIALSQWIQENPKFADIGVKASYVIGGGDQSVVKPMTNAEQRDVLNKFRHGEINVLIATTVAEEGLDIPACNFVVRYGLVTNEIAMIQAQGRGRAEDSSYTLVDVKNSGVAEKECVNEYRIGMMNKAITKIRALDQAVYDKRIFEFQFQAIMEEKVRMTKKKQKHMQDEKGEVKFSCRGCNKHVCTGDDIQIIEAMHRVNVSLEFSQLFIQRENPTLQERLLDYETNYHIACKDCGQRWGSMMLYRGIDCPCLHVKHFVVTFNGNKISKCTKWSELKIKFPVFDYAEQASRVTESFDDEDDE, from the exons ATGGCTTCTGATAACGATGATGTAAATGAGCAACTCATTGAATGCTATAGGCAGAGGTTGCGAGATCGTATTGTGGTGGATCGGGTTCTggaatatatacattttatcgAAGCCGAGACAAAGGAGCAGATCAGACAAAAGCTGATGACCGATGGTAACATTCAAGCCACGGATCACCTTATTTCCGCAGTCATAAAGAAGCCACATGAGCCTGGCTGGTTCAGGGCATTTGTTGACGCGTTGTCGCATGCAGGGTGTCAATCTGCAGCGGACTACATGCAGGCCAATGCCCCGGAACCTGAAGTGGAGGCAGAAAATGATATCTCTGTCAAGCTCATTCAGTTGCTCTCTCCAAGTCTTGTGGACATGAAGACTGAAGTTGTGTGCCTCGAATGTTTCTCCCAAGGCCTAATCACCAAGGATGATGATGAGATT ATTAAAGCTGCAACAAAAAACCAAGGAAACAAGATTGGAGCCCGTGAACTTCTTAGATGTATCGTGAGAGGTCGACCAGGATGGTTTTCTGAATTTCTCGAGATTCTGCGTAAAACTGAACACAAGCACCTGTACGAGCTGACTGGAGGGCCTGACTCTGACAAGAAA GGCTCAGAGGTGAAAGATGAACCTATGGAGAGTGAAGCTTCAGCAGCATCTGAATGCTGTGATAGCCAACAGTTAATGGTCATCAGCTATTCGGAGGAGCCTCAGGGTGAAGCAG ACCTGTATGGAGCAGCTAGCCCTGAACCCAGTCAACTGCCAGAAAAATCGAAGCCCCCACAACCAG ATTCAGTAGCAGCGGCTGGCAGCccagaaaaaactgaaattgttCTTCGAGATTATCAGAAGGATGTCGCTAGTCCTGCCTTGGAGGggaaaaacatcatcatctgCCTCCCGACAGGAAGTGGTAAAACCAGAGTTGCAGTTTATATTACCAAAAAACATCTGGACCACAGGAGGGCCGAGGGGCATTCAGGGAAAGTGGTCATCCTGGTGAACAAG GTTCCACTTGTTGAGCAGCATTACTCTGCAGAGTTCTTGCCATTTTTGAAGTCCACATATAAAGTGGAGAGAGTCAGTGGAGACTGCCAGCTCAAAATCTCATTCACAGAGATTGTGAAGAAAAATGACGTCATCATCTGCACAGCCCAGATCCTTGAGAATTTCTTGGAGAGGTCTAACAAAGGAGAGGACGAAGGGGTGAAATTGAGCG ATCTGACACTGATCGTAATAGATGAGTGTCACCACACTCAGAAAGGAGAAGTCTACAACCACATAATGATGCGCTATCTGACGCAGAAGCACAAAAACAGAAGGTTACAGAAAGAGCAGAAGGAGCCCATGCCCATCCCTCAGATCCTGGGCCTGACTGCCTCACCTGGTGTCGGGGGTGCCACCAAAATGGAGAAAGCTGAGGACCACATACTGCGC ATTTGTGCAAACTTGGATGCTTACAGAATCATGACTAGGGAACTTGGGGCGTACCAAAGGGAACCAAGGAAAATCATTAACACTGTTGAAGACAGAAAAGAG GATCCCTTTGGTGATGTAATCAAGAACATCATGAATTCCATTCATACACATGCCGAGCTAAGCCCCACCTCTGACCTCGGCTCTCAGAATTATGAACAGTGGGTAGTTCAAAAAGAGCGAATAG CTGCAACAGAGGGAAATCAGAAAGTGCGGGTTTGCTCTGAGCACCTTCGACAGTACAGCGAGGGCCTGAATCTCAGCAACACCATTCGAATGCGTGATGCCTTCAGTTTCCTGAACAAATACCacgaggaggagatgaagaacaAAACATCACCAGATGAGGAGCATGATATTAAAATCACAGATACTGAGAGATTCCTCTTCAATTTGTTTAAAG AGAACAAGGAAGAGTTGCAGAGACTCGCAGCGAAGCCAGAGTATGAAAATGACAGCCTGTCAAAACTAAGATGTAAAATTCTGCACGAGTTCAGCAGCAGGGATGCGGCCAGAGGGATCATTTTCACCAAAACACGTCGCAGCGCCATCGCTCTGAGTCAGTGGATTCAGGAAAACCCCAAGTTTGCTGACATTGGAGTGAAAGCCTCATATGTGATTGGAGGAGGAGACCAGAGTGTTGTGAAACCGATGACCAAT GCAGAGCAAAGGGACGTGCTAAACAAATTCCGCCACGGTGAAATCAACGTGCTGATCGCTACCACAGTTGCTGAGGAGGGTTTGGACATACCAGCGTGCAATTTTGTTGTCCGCTACGGCCTGGTGACCAATGAGATAGCTATGATTCAG GCTCAAGGCAGAGGAAGAGCTGAGGACAGCAGTTACACTCTGGTCGACGTGAAGAACTCTGGGGTGGCCGAGAAGGAGTGTGTCAATGAGTACCGCATTGGCATGATGAACAAAGCCATTACCAAAATCAGAGCCTTAGATCAAGCCGTCTATGACAAACGG ATCTTCGAGTTTCAGTTTCAGGCTATTATGGAGGAAAAGGTGAGAATGACTaagaagaagcagaaacacATGCAGGATGAGAAGGGTGAAGTGAAGTTTAGCTGCCGAGGCTGCAACAAACACGTCTGCACCGGCGATGACATCCAGATCATCGAAGCGATGCACAGAGTCAATGTCTCACTAGAGTTCAG TCAACTTTTCATTCAGAGAGAAAACCCTACTCTTCAAGAGCGACTTCTTGATTACGAGACCAATTACCACATCGCATGCAAGGACTGCGGGCAG AGATGGGGTTCCATGATGCTCTACCGAGGGATCGACTGCCCTTGCCTCCATGTGAAACACTTTGTGGTGACTTTCAACGGAAACAAGATCAGCAAATGCACCAAGTGGAGTGAGCTCAAAATTAAGTTTCCCGTCTTTGACTATGCTGAACAAGCGAGCCGGGTGACAGAGAGCTTCGATGACGAAGACGATGAATGA
- the ifih1 gene encoding interferon-induced helicase C domain-containing protein 1 isoform X3, with amino-acid sequence MASDNDDVNEQLIECYRQRLRDRIVVDRVLEYIHFIEAETKEQIRQKLMTDGNIQATDHLISAVIKKPHEPGWFRAFVDALSHAGCQSAADYMQANAPEPEVEAENDISVKLIQLLSPSLVDMKTEVVCLECFSQGLITKDDDEIIKAATKNQGNKIGARELLRCIVRGRPGWFSEFLEILRKTEHKHLYELTGGPDSDKKDLYGAASPEPSQLPEKSKPPQPDSVAAAGSPEKTEIVLRDYQKDVASPALEGKNIIICLPTGSGKTRVAVYITKKHLDHRRAEGHSGKVVILVNKVPLVEQHYSAEFLPFLKSTYKVERVSGDCQLKISFTEIVKKNDVIICTAQILENFLERSNKGEDEGVKLSDLTLIVIDECHHTQKGEVYNHIMMRYLTQKHKNRRLQKEQKEPMPIPQILGLTASPGVGGATKMEKAEDHILRICANLDAYRIMTRELGAYQREPRKIINTVEDRKEDPFGDVIKNIMNSIHTHAELSPTSDLGSQNYEQWVVQKERIAATEGNQKVRVCSEHLRQYSEGLNLSNTIRMRDAFSFLNKYHEEEMKNKTSPDEEHDIKITDTERFLFNLFKENKEELQRLAAKPEYENDSLSKLRCKILHEFSSRDAARGIIFTKTRRSAIALSQWIQENPKFADIGVKASYVIGGGDQSVVKPMTNAEQRDVLNKFRHGEINVLIATTVAEEGLDIPACNFVVRYGLVTNEIAMIQAQGRGRAEDSSYTLVDVKNSGVAEKECVNEYRIGMMNKAITKIRALDQAVYDKRIFEFQFQAIMEEKVRMTKKKQKHMQDEKGEVKFSCRGCNKHVCTGDDIQIIEAMHRVNVSLEFSQLFIQRENPTLQERLLDYETNYHIACKDCGQRWGSMMLYRGIDCPCLHVKHFVVTFNGNKISKCTKWSELKIKFPVFDYAEQASRVTESFDDEDDE; translated from the exons ATGGCTTCTGATAACGATGATGTAAATGAGCAACTCATTGAATGCTATAGGCAGAGGTTGCGAGATCGTATTGTGGTGGATCGGGTTCTggaatatatacattttatcgAAGCCGAGACAAAGGAGCAGATCAGACAAAAGCTGATGACCGATGGTAACATTCAAGCCACGGATCACCTTATTTCCGCAGTCATAAAGAAGCCACATGAGCCTGGCTGGTTCAGGGCATTTGTTGACGCGTTGTCGCATGCAGGGTGTCAATCTGCAGCGGACTACATGCAGGCCAATGCCCCGGAACCTGAAGTGGAGGCAGAAAATGATATCTCTGTCAAGCTCATTCAGTTGCTCTCTCCAAGTCTTGTGGACATGAAGACTGAAGTTGTGTGCCTCGAATGTTTCTCCCAAGGCCTAATCACCAAGGATGATGATGAGATT ATTAAAGCTGCAACAAAAAACCAAGGAAACAAGATTGGAGCCCGTGAACTTCTTAGATGTATCGTGAGAGGTCGACCAGGATGGTTTTCTGAATTTCTCGAGATTCTGCGTAAAACTGAACACAAGCACCTGTACGAGCTGACTGGAGGGCCTGACTCTGACAAGAAAG ACCTGTATGGAGCAGCTAGCCCTGAACCCAGTCAACTGCCAGAAAAATCGAAGCCCCCACAACCAG ATTCAGTAGCAGCGGCTGGCAGCccagaaaaaactgaaattgttCTTCGAGATTATCAGAAGGATGTCGCTAGTCCTGCCTTGGAGGggaaaaacatcatcatctgCCTCCCGACAGGAAGTGGTAAAACCAGAGTTGCAGTTTATATTACCAAAAAACATCTGGACCACAGGAGGGCCGAGGGGCATTCAGGGAAAGTGGTCATCCTGGTGAACAAG GTTCCACTTGTTGAGCAGCATTACTCTGCAGAGTTCTTGCCATTTTTGAAGTCCACATATAAAGTGGAGAGAGTCAGTGGAGACTGCCAGCTCAAAATCTCATTCACAGAGATTGTGAAGAAAAATGACGTCATCATCTGCACAGCCCAGATCCTTGAGAATTTCTTGGAGAGGTCTAACAAAGGAGAGGACGAAGGGGTGAAATTGAGCG ATCTGACACTGATCGTAATAGATGAGTGTCACCACACTCAGAAAGGAGAAGTCTACAACCACATAATGATGCGCTATCTGACGCAGAAGCACAAAAACAGAAGGTTACAGAAAGAGCAGAAGGAGCCCATGCCCATCCCTCAGATCCTGGGCCTGACTGCCTCACCTGGTGTCGGGGGTGCCACCAAAATGGAGAAAGCTGAGGACCACATACTGCGC ATTTGTGCAAACTTGGATGCTTACAGAATCATGACTAGGGAACTTGGGGCGTACCAAAGGGAACCAAGGAAAATCATTAACACTGTTGAAGACAGAAAAGAG GATCCCTTTGGTGATGTAATCAAGAACATCATGAATTCCATTCATACACATGCCGAGCTAAGCCCCACCTCTGACCTCGGCTCTCAGAATTATGAACAGTGGGTAGTTCAAAAAGAGCGAATAG CTGCAACAGAGGGAAATCAGAAAGTGCGGGTTTGCTCTGAGCACCTTCGACAGTACAGCGAGGGCCTGAATCTCAGCAACACCATTCGAATGCGTGATGCCTTCAGTTTCCTGAACAAATACCacgaggaggagatgaagaacaAAACATCACCAGATGAGGAGCATGATATTAAAATCACAGATACTGAGAGATTCCTCTTCAATTTGTTTAAAG AGAACAAGGAAGAGTTGCAGAGACTCGCAGCGAAGCCAGAGTATGAAAATGACAGCCTGTCAAAACTAAGATGTAAAATTCTGCACGAGTTCAGCAGCAGGGATGCGGCCAGAGGGATCATTTTCACCAAAACACGTCGCAGCGCCATCGCTCTGAGTCAGTGGATTCAGGAAAACCCCAAGTTTGCTGACATTGGAGTGAAAGCCTCATATGTGATTGGAGGAGGAGACCAGAGTGTTGTGAAACCGATGACCAAT GCAGAGCAAAGGGACGTGCTAAACAAATTCCGCCACGGTGAAATCAACGTGCTGATCGCTACCACAGTTGCTGAGGAGGGTTTGGACATACCAGCGTGCAATTTTGTTGTCCGCTACGGCCTGGTGACCAATGAGATAGCTATGATTCAG GCTCAAGGCAGAGGAAGAGCTGAGGACAGCAGTTACACTCTGGTCGACGTGAAGAACTCTGGGGTGGCCGAGAAGGAGTGTGTCAATGAGTACCGCATTGGCATGATGAACAAAGCCATTACCAAAATCAGAGCCTTAGATCAAGCCGTCTATGACAAACGG ATCTTCGAGTTTCAGTTTCAGGCTATTATGGAGGAAAAGGTGAGAATGACTaagaagaagcagaaacacATGCAGGATGAGAAGGGTGAAGTGAAGTTTAGCTGCCGAGGCTGCAACAAACACGTCTGCACCGGCGATGACATCCAGATCATCGAAGCGATGCACAGAGTCAATGTCTCACTAGAGTTCAG TCAACTTTTCATTCAGAGAGAAAACCCTACTCTTCAAGAGCGACTTCTTGATTACGAGACCAATTACCACATCGCATGCAAGGACTGCGGGCAG AGATGGGGTTCCATGATGCTCTACCGAGGGATCGACTGCCCTTGCCTCCATGTGAAACACTTTGTGGTGACTTTCAACGGAAACAAGATCAGCAAATGCACCAAGTGGAGTGAGCTCAAAATTAAGTTTCCCGTCTTTGACTATGCTGAACAAGCGAGCCGGGTGACAGAGAGCTTCGATGACGAAGACGATGAATGA
- the fap gene encoding dipeptidyl peptidase 4 has protein sequence MGCSKVLLGAMGAAVVITLITISAVYYSKSEGPKRLFTLEDYFNDTIRYRSYNLYWISDKEYLHKMRDGNVFLHNAETNEESLYLSNSTFAQVDATDYMLSGDYRYIAFESNFTKNWRHSFTASYSIYDRENSTFVMPVNLPTVVQYFAFAPTGNKYAYVSDYNVFFKSHVTSEAIQVTHNGKKNEILNGIPDWVYEEEVFASNGAIWWSSTGKYLAYAEFNDTNVHKVEFSWYGSEQYPETVAVPYPKAGSPLTKVKLFVVDTTNPSLRTQVVAPASVASGDHMLCSVTWVTDERVAVQWVTRKQNYVVVQIYDFDGSGWQEKQKFDQTSKTGWVGHYVPLPVFFADDKLSFYKVMSDTQGYKHIHFVKDGKATPITSGKWEVIYISKLTKDAIYFVSNEYQGIPVKRNLYKVMIGSSPSAPQCLTCGLREDRCQYSSAYFSFDASYYRMDCYGPGLPLYTLRDNRGSGAELSVLEENKVLENILSEFQMPTMQYGTLKVAGFDLWYQMMLPPNFKKSKKYPLLIDVYGGPCSQQVDYRFKLNWGTYLSSSNGIIIASFDGRGSGYQGDEIMHAIYRRLGTFEVEDQIEAVRKFIDMGFIDKDRIAIWGWSYGGYVTSMALGAGTGLFKCGIAVAPVAKWEYYDAVYTERYMGNPAENADSYKNSTVTARAMNFRTVDYLLVHGTADDNVHFQQAAQISKALVDKQVDFETMWYTDRDHALGGSAFYHTYTLMSHFLQKCLVHPK, from the exons ATG GGCTGCAGCAAGGTGCTGCTGGGGGCGATGGGGGCGGCTGTCGTCATCACGTTAATAACCATCTCAGCAGTTTATTACAGCA AGTCTGAAGGTCCCAAAAGGCTATTCACCCTGGAGGATTACTTCAATGACACCATTAGATATCGTTCCTACAATTTGTATTGGATATCAG ACAAGGAGTATCTGCATAAAATGAGGGATGGGAATGTCTTCCTCCACAATGCGGAAACTAATGAGGAGTCACTCTATTTGAGCAATTCAACCttt GCTCAAGTGGATGCCACAGATTACATGTTGTCAGGTGATTATAGATACATTGCTTTTGAAAGCAATTTCACAAAG AATTGGAGACATTCATTCACAGCCTCTTACTCCATCTATGACAGGGAGAATTC AACATTTGTTATGCCTGTGAATCTTCCAACTGTTGTGCAGTACTTTGCCTTCGCCCCAACAGGAAACAAATAT gCTTACGTCTCAGACTACAATGTTTTCTTCAAATCCCATGTAACTTCTGAAGCAATACAAGTAACCCACAATGGGAAAAAGAATGAGATCCTCAACGGTATCCCTGACTGGGTCTATGAGG AGGAAGTATTTGCGTCAAACGGGGCAATATGGTGGTCATCAACTGGAAAATATTTGGCTTATGCAGAGTTTAATGATACAAACGTTCACAAAGTTGAGTTCTCTTGGTATGGATCTGAGCAGTATCCGGAGACAGTGGCTGTTCCATACCCAAAG GCTGGATCTCCTCTTACCAAGGTGAAACTGTTTGTGGTTGATACCACAAATCCATCCCTCCGTACACAGGTGGTCGCCCCCGCTTCCGTTGCTTCTGG CGATCACATGTTGTGCTCAGTGACCTGGGTTACAGACGAACGCGTCGCTGTGCAGTGGGTCACGAGAAAACAGAATTACGTGGTTGTACAGATCTATGACTTTGATGGAAGCGGCTGGCAAGAAAAACAG AAATTTGACCAAACAAGCAAGACAGGATGGGTCGGCCAT TACGTGCCCTTACCTGTTTTCTTCGCTGACGATAAACTCAGTTTCTACAAAGTGATGAGTGACACTCAGGGCTACAAAcatattcattttgtaaaagat GGAAAAGCGACACCTATCACCTCTGGGAAGTGGGAAGTCATCTATATATCCAAGTTAACAAAAGATGCCAT ATATTTTGTGAGTAATGAGTACCAAGGAATCCCTGTCAAGAGAAATCTTTACAA gGTTATGATTGGAAGCAGCCCTTCTGCTCCTCAGTGTCTCACCTGTGGCTTGCGTGAGGACAGGTGTCAGTACAGCTCTGCTTACTTCAGCTTTGACGCCTCTTACTACCGAATGGACTGCTACG gaCCCGGGTTGCCCCTCTACACTCTCAGGGACAACAGGGGCTCAGGTGCAG agCTCTCCGTTCTTGAAGAGAACAAGGTTCTGGAAAATATTCTGTCGGAATTCCAAATGCCAACAATGCAGTATGGCACACTAAAGGTTGCAGGATTTG ATCTTTGGTATCAAATGATGTTACCACCAAACTTCAAGAAGTCTAAAAAGTATCCTCTTCTGATTGATGT GTATGGAGGCCCCTGCAGTCAGCAGGTGGACTATCGCTTCAAGCTGAACTGGGGTACATACCTCTCCAGTTCAAACGGGATCATCATCGCCAGCTTTGATGGAAGGGGAAGTGGTTACCAAGGCGATGAAATAATGCATGCAATCTACAGGCGCCTTGGGACGTTCGAAGTGGAGGATCAGATAGAAGCTGTGAG AAAATTCATCGACATGGGTTTTATCGACAAAGACAGAATAGCAATATGGGGCTGG TCATATGGTGGCTACGTCACCTCAATGGCCTTGGGTGCTGGAACTGGACTCTTCAAATGTGGAATAGCAGTCGCCCCAGTGGCCAAGTGGGAATATTATG aTGCAGTGTACACTGAACGCTACATGGGCAATCCAGCAGAGAATGCAGACTCTTACAAG AATTCAACAGTGACCGCCAGAGCCATGAACTTCAGAACAGTAGACTATCTATTGGTTCATGGCACAGCAGATG ACAATGTCCATTTCCAGCAGGCAGCACAGATCTCCAAAGCTCTGGTGGACAAGCAAGTGGACTTTGAGACGATG TGGTACACAGACAGGGACCACGCTCTCGGAGGATCGGCCTTTTATCATACATACACCCTCATGAGCCACTTCCTGCAGAAATGCCTCGTTCATCCCAAATAG